A segment of the Lolium perenne isolate Kyuss_39 chromosome 3, Kyuss_2.0, whole genome shotgun sequence genome:
gatacggtatccacCTACGATACTCTAATCTCatctctcctccttaattagctgccacattagCATTTTTGTGGGAtcaatgtgcatgatactagctaagATACTACCACTACGGCTAGCCTACACACATCTGGCTTGACCCAAAACCATAATTAATCATTTATGCAATCAATCTGGCTAAAACTGGAGGTTAACAATCGGCAGTCGAGATGTCACTGGTTGAGCGGAGAACCAGAGCCTACTACACGTGGCCACTTCACCGACGGGCAGGAGGACCATTGGAAAGCGATCACACGACGATCGGTTCATTCATCGCAGATTAGATTAGCATACATACATGGTCCATGAAAACCTCTCACACCGATCAGAGACGAGTAGATTGGAGCCTCGTCAGCTCGACGATTCCGCTGCTCTGGTTTCAGTGATCGACGACGGATTGAACAGTGAGGCGCCGGGCCCCGCGCATGGCGCATGTGTGAAGAAGCTGGAGCTAGACGACGAGCCCTCGAGTGGACAGGCCTCGTCGCTAGCCCCCATTACTCGCTAGTACGTTATCCATCTAACCCTGGACCATCCTGACAATTATTTCCTCCATCCCAATCACCTTTTCCTTATCCTGCCCTCCAGTGTCCAGTCCCTGCTACTACCAGCAGCATCGCTTATcgctattgtttttttttttctcaAATGGCGGATGAGACACATCGAAAAGATGCACACATCGTTTTTTATTAATTTATTTAACAAATAACGGTTAAAGATCACACATCAAAAAATTTGAAGCCTACAAGCAATACCAACAAACCAAACAATGAATGAAGATCATGTCAACAGAGCATTATGTTTGGAACAAAATGAAATCCCTCCATCAGCTAGCACCGTGATCACCGCCATCTAGATGAAACGAGAGAGCTCATCCGTTTTACGAGACTATTAGGGAGCACCTCGAGCACACACTACAGatgtcgtcaccgccatcgaactAATCTTCATTGTTAAGATCCGCATAAACTTCGCCGATACTGCTGATGACGCCTCCTCCCTATAAGCGTGCCCCAACATACGTCCTCCATCGAGACTCTGCGGTGGCACGCGACCGAGAACCGCTATTGTCGACGCGGTAAGAACCACGTTGCTCCGCCTCTGAGCCCCTCCGGCTAGCATCTATTCCAAAAACGATGTCCCTAAAGAGAGAACGGTGCCATGCGTCGCTATCGTTCAATCCGGGAGAACCAGATCTAGAATATCCCTCGGAGTAACTTGGACAAGGAGACGAAGGTTGCAACAACGATGCCGTAAACAAGGTAGCAACGAGCAGGAGCTACTATTGTTCGCCATGACCAAGTAAGGCTCCTGTTTCAGGGTAGCCACGTCGCCCCAAACCCGCAACCGGCTAGATCGCCACCAACTGAAGTTCGGTGCCGCCACCATCAAGCTGTTGCGCCATGAAGCCTGACCATGCCATGGCCTCCTAGCTCGTTAACATCGGTACTACCATTGTGGCCACCGATATGCGCCGAGATTGCCTCCCCGAGATCCGCAACATCGCGCCGAAACCCACCGTCCATGAAGAAGGCATGCCACTGTTTTCCCGTTGTGTGGGTTTTTCCCAGTGGCAGCTAGGAAGAAAATGGCGAGGGTggcagctagggttagggggtggggGTTGAAGAAGAAGTGCTTTAAGGTATATGTCAATGCAAGTTCCTCCTTAATCTTATTATTAAGCCTGATATGTAATGAGAGGGTGCGTAGAATATTTCGTGAACGCTACTCCATGCTAACACGGCGGCCATGTGCTTATGAAGATCCTACTGCTGCAATGCCATGACAAGATATCATACGGGTGATCACACTGCAAATTCTATCTCGCGTGATTCGTGTAAGATAACATATATAATCTCGCTTGCTTGCttgattgcattgtatattagGATCTCGTCGCCGACAACCACCGCCGATTAAAGTAGTGCCATCATTCGACCCATGCTCATCCGGCTACACCTGCCCGCCGCGTACACCATTTCTCCATTTCCTTTTGGTGATCTCTCGTTCTTTCTGCGGTTCACTTTTTGcgcctttattttattttcaagtGAAGATCAATCAATAGTTTAATGACTCCGTGCTTGCAAGAACAGTTTGCTCTTTTCATAATCTCGGCCAAAAAATTATGTACAAAAAAAAAAACGAATTGGAGACCAGCTCGAGCTGATCCAGCTTCTCTCTacattaattaattaattaatgaTGGTCATCACCGGCCGGGACGCGGGCAGCGGCGCGCCGAGGGGCTGCTACTTGATCCTGGCGGCCGGCGCGGCGGTTGGCGACGGGAAGAAGCCGACCGCGCGGCACTTGATGTCCATCCCGGTGGCGCCGGGCGTCGGCATTGCCCCGGAGGCCTGCGAGGAGGCGGACGACGGCGAGCGCTTGTAGGGCCCGAGCCACTTGGCGAGCATGTAGCGGGTCTTGCGCCACGGCGGCACGTGCAGGCCGTGCGCGCGGAGGGAGCGGCGagcggcgtcggaggccagccgcacGGCGCGGCCCACGGCATCCTCCCGCGCGACCACCGCCGTGGCGGGCACGGCCGCCACGACCACCGCGTACTCCGCCGTCGCGCGCGCCACCTCCAGCCCGGCCCGGAAGTCCGCGTCCACAATGTACCTGGCGGTTTTCTTCGTGCCCTTTGCGGCCGGCACGACCACGTCGAGGTACTCGTACGTCCCGGCCGTGAGGCCGCCGGAGGCCTCCCAGCGCGACCTGCACACGCCGGCGTCGTACCCGGCGGCGCGCAGCCGCCGCATCACCGCGCGCCGGAACGCGGCCCCGTGCGCCCGCAGCGGCGCCTCCGCGTCGAGCGCGGCCGCCACGGCGGCCGCCAGCCTGATCCGGAACGGGTCGTCGGCGGCCGGCGGGTCGAGCAGCTCCCGCACGGACGCGGCCGTCTCCGctccgtcgtcctcgtcgtcgtccgaGTCGCGTCCCTTGGGCGCCGGCCCGGCGCCATCCTCCCCGGCGCCGCCGGCGGGGTCCGTCTCGAGGAAGGCCTGCACGAGGTCGGAGAGGCATGCGGATGCGTCGTGGTCGCTGCCGCTGCTGGTGCAGCCCCCGTCCCCGCGGAGGCGCGCGCGCACGGCGTCGTCGAGGCGGATGTACACGGCCATGGTCGTGGTCGTCTTCGTCGCCGGCGAGCTTGCTTAACTCGCGCTCGGCTTTTGTGCGTGCGTTTGTGGTTGAAGGTTGTGCGATGCGGTGCCCGGAAGAGGTTGACGCTTCCGGACCCTGGTTTTATAGGACGGTTGGCGAGGGCGCTCCCAAGGGTTTATTCCGCGGATTAACCCTTTGCGTGATTGCGTTTGTAGGTGACGCCCTTTACTAATTTTTTTTCTGCACCCCGGATGTGAGGATTTAGGCTGGAATATGCTCCAATGGTACGAGCTTTGGGGCCAGGTTAGGTGGCCAAAATAGTCACCTCGGAACCTAATTTAATCGGTAATGGATTGATTAGTTCCACGTTTGCGAGTTGATTGACCGATGGCTGACAAATGTTAACCAGAAAGAAAAGTTGATTGGCTTCGTTTATCTTCCAGAAAAGTTCCATCCATGGTTCGACACGGTTGCCGCTGTTACAGTGTTTCAAAGATTGTGAAATGTAAACTCGTGCGATCGTGCAAATGGAACGTCCACATCAGCGTCGAAAACGTGGTATAGCTAACGTATTCTTTTTTCTGGTGTCAATCTTTTTTACGGGATGACATCGGAAAATTCGGTTGCCGCGAAATCTCATGATTTTTTGTTCATATTAATAAAAATGTAAATTCATAACATTTGTGCAGGTGGTCCGGCCAGGCACGACGAGGGCTCCGGCGACATCTACACGGGGCAAGCTGATATGGATCTGTTTCGAGCTGGCCACGAGGCAAGGCAGGGCTGGGCATCGGGATCCCAGGGCGGCGCTCGAGCTGCGGACGGAGCCCTGGTGGCGGCGACGCGACTAGGCCCTGGCTTCGGGTTGTGCCTCTGCCTGTCGATGATCTGCTCTGTGTCTGGCGGCCTGGCGCTCTCTTTTTTGCTTTTTGTCAGTTTCTCTCCTCCCCGGGTGTCTGCTTTTATTTTGATAATTTGCTTttagagggagcggcgcgaagctttgTTCTATGTTGCAATTAGATGATATTCTGGTTCCTGGTAAAATCAGAGGCGGGAAATATCATGAAAGCCGTATTGAGGAAATAGCAATAGAGGTTTGAGTCTCAATGctattgagggacttgcttggtgttgtaGGTTTCACACCAGCAATGTGCAAGTGAGGGCGGCAGCAAGGGTGAAGTTTGGAGTATTACCTTTCGGTGTAAAATTTCAAGATCTAGCCTTAATTGGTGTACCTGATAATGGCCTTTATTGAAGGCATTATTTTGAGAGCAGGGATTATCTCCATGGTGAAACCTAAGAAACGTTGTGCGGGCGACGGCAGTTTTATGCATTGTTCACATCTTGGAGGTATCGTTTTTGTAGAGTATggagttcaggtgttgtcttggtgatggatgtgttgttgttggTAGAGCTGGAATACCATAGCAAGACTTTTAAATTGCTTAGTTTTTTATTTATTGTTGTGTGTATCCGTATTGTTATTAAGGTATGACGATGTTGCAGATGCTGGATGTTACCACAAGCTACTGGTATTACGCCAAGGGTATGATGCTGGTATGATGACGTGTATATCCATGATATTTCTACTACTAGTGATGCTGGTTAGGGTTGTAGTAATTTTGTGTGTGGGTGACAGCAGCAGGCCAGCAACCCAGCTGTTGTAGAAAGCGTTTACTAGATGTTGGTGACCCTCCTTGACCGTGAACGGTTCAGGGATTGAGCATATTCGGCGGTCGATTGGGTAGCGCGATTAGGCGGAGCGTCTTCTGGTGGAAACTTTCCGGAAAGAAAGTACAGGTGGCATGGTGGCTTAGCAGACAGGCAGGATATACCCTCTCGCGGCCGGGGCCGGGTCCGGGGCCATGCAGCGGCGCGCGTCGCGGGAAATGGAATTGGACGGGATATGCCGCGGCATCTGGCGAGGGGTGTCTATCCTCATCCTGTCCGCCGCTCCGCTCTGCCGGTCACCGGGTCCGGCGAGGGGCCGACAGGTGAGCACGTGCGGCTGCGTGCCAGGCTCGAGGCGACGGCTTTGGCCCTTGGCGGTGGCGTGGGGACGTGCCTGCGTTGCGTGCGCCGCCGCGGGGCGTCGCTGTGGATGGTCGCGGCTGCGTTTACTTGCCCTGGGACGACGGCTACGAGAGGGACTACTTGCCCTTTGGCCATCACGGTCACCCATCTCCTCCTCTCATAGCTGGACATCAATCCGTAAACTACATACATGTGCACCTGTTCTAATGGATAAACATATCTAGCCACCCGCGCGCGAATGTGTGGAGTACTGCACTACCTAGCTAGATCCGGCGCGCGCACCGACTGGATGCGTTTAACTATTCCTGACTCGAGAGCACACGTCCGACTCGGCCGCTCCTCCTTGCTTTTCAAACGACGGCGCTCGGGTCAAGCTTGGAGGACACGACGAGGATCCAGTCCCACACGCGCGCTCCCTCGCTCACCCCaagagctcctctcctccatcggCAAACCTGGCAAAGCGGCCGTAGCTTCGAACAAGAACAATGCACATTTTCATCTCCAATTCTATATGTGGGTCTCTTTGGTTAACTGCATGCTTGAGATGCTCGGCTAAAACAAGACCCCTTAAGGCCTTAAACCCTAACCTGCAACGCATTTGCGGACAGTTTTAAGGGTTTGGACATTGTTTTGGGTCTCGCAAAATATATGTCGGGTCCTATTTCTAGCCCGCATCCACCGCTACATATCAGGGTCAGAGCGGCCGATGTGGGTCGATACCCTTTCCCCCATCCGCCGTTTCACCTGCCGCTCTACTGCATTCACCACCTCCATTTTAGGGCGCATTTTGTACATAAATGccgcacttttgtatgtatgtaaTGATCAAAAGTCAAACATAACACGATTTTGCCATATGTGGTATGCGCGAGCAAATTTCGATCTGCAAAACATGATTCTTCCGGCCTGCATCCGCTCTTTTGCAGGTTACACTTTGAGGGGCTCTAAACCCATGCTCAACCTGGTCTTCGATCCTTCACCCACCGTGGCTAGGTTTGAGCCTCGGCTTTTTCTTCCGTGTGACCTACTCCCTCGGTGCGTGAATAAGTGtacttttttttttcaaaagtctaacatttttcaaacttaaccaaagttTTACAAAAAATAGAAACATATGTGACATAAAATCACTATATTATCATGTCAAGATGAATCTAGTAATATTAATTTAGTGCTATAAATGCTTCTATTTTTTATAGGTGTTAGTCTAAGATAATAATGTTTTGCATAATACATGTTTAAACATACACTTATTTGTGGGTGGAGGGAGTATATATGAGCTTGAATGTTTAGTGTTTGTGTACACATGACGTGGGGTCTTCATGGCAATGCCAATTGTTTCTGGATTTGGGTTTTAGGGAAGAACGTGCGCTGGCGAGTTCGTCCgctaaaaagaaaaaaaggaggcACGATTTTCCTAGGTTCAGACCCCCGGAGGGTAAAAACCTACTTCATTCGTATATGTTCTTGATtgattgatgatgatgatgatggttacAAGGTCACCGTGATGGATATGGTGTTGTCTCGGTGTTGTCTCTCTAGTTATCTCCATCTGTATCAAAAATCCTCCTACCAGCAATCCCTCCCAACCCATATAAAGGAGGCTAGTTCTCAGGTATCGTGTAAAGGTCGGTTACAAGTTGGATgcgaactctaaggttttctatcTTGGGTATGTCCTTGTTCCACATGCCAGAAATATGGGCCTTGAGTTCCTGATGATTCCCATATTGTCTTGAGCTTCTTGATCTTTAGCAGGTCGTCAGGTGAGCCTCTGGTTACTCCACACCAGGTATGTTAATGTAGGGCACCTAAAGGGCCATGCCCATGTCAACATCCATCTTTTTTGCTCGACTTGTGCATAAATGTGTGGTGTTTAATTTATTGTATCCTTATAAGTGTGATTTGATCGGAGAGCACCATGCCTAAGGAGATACATTTCGGGGGCATGACAAGTGTGGGATAACAATGACGGATCCAATTATGCTAACTTCCTCTGGTCCATATCAAGTTTGTGGAGGATTTCAATAACCGCGCACGAGAGCCTACAAGTGCTAACAACAATGGAGGTGCAGCCAAATCTCTTTTGGGGAACTAATGCAGAAAAATGGTAATTTCTGTTTAGGTACCTAGTGGTACCGATGCATTACAAGATATTAGCTAATAGTGATTAGAAAGACTTGGAGGAAAAGGTTGGGAAGAAGGCTGTTTTTTTGAAAGGGGATTTAATTTCGATTGATACTAGATCGATTCTAGTTTAAACTTGTGTGTGTAATGTTACAAGTTTTATGATGTCTTTTTTACGGTTCCTAAGGGAGTAGTTAATTGATATGACTTCTTTAGAGCTAGATTACTTTGGCAGAAAAATACAAGGAGTTCGTCGTTGGACTGATGTGTGTCAACCCAAAGATCTGGGAGGTTTAGGGGCTACGAGTATTATTGTTAAAAATATTAGTTTACTTTGTAAATGGATTTGGAAGCTGGAAAATGAAGATGGGTTATGGCAGAAGGTAATCAGAACAAACTAGTTGAAAAAAAGACTTTCACTCAATATGCGCGGCTGCGGCGTCCCTTGCGGTCGCTGCGTTTTAGAGCAAGTTCAATAGTATAACTAGCTGCTGGTTATAAGCCAAGTGTCATATCATCTATAGCTAActtagagccaacatatacaatagtgagctataaaaatttAGTATTTTATCAATGTATGGCCCatatttcactctcacaaagtgctaaggagcacgtgctagagctggctcttgcataaggctggtcatagtggtaagtatcatgtagtactatcatgcatatgatacttgtgtatgatactatctctatagtggttagtatcatagtcatgctatatttattgctttttagaatctcaatgcaaatttgtgcacaatatttgtttggcattaacttttcttgtgacatgcgctatgatacagtatctacatatgctactccctctctcacagtttataaggcgcgcgcgtacccctaggtcgcaaatttgatcaagttagcattagttatatgttataaaaattatatcattagaaagtttagatgttctactttctaatgatataatttttacatTATATAATTTAAAATATATAGGTTAAATTAACGACCTAGGGGTACGCGCgcgcctaataaactgtgaaggagggagtactctaatctcctctctcctccttaattagctgccacatcagtatttttgtgggaccaatgtgcatgatactagccatgatactagcactatggctagcctaagagctcgctcctcttctctctcctcctctctctcctccaactaagcaataatataatattttaatccttatagcgaGCTGACTAGAATTTATTAGAAAGGATCTAATTGCCCTTTGACCCTCTCATCTATCTAAAATCTCTCTGCCAGCCTGGCAGGTCTCCCAGGCCAAATCCCAACTCCGTAGCTCAACATCCATCCATTTCCATATCCTACACACATGTGTACCTATTCTAATTCTGTAATTCATACTCTATCTAGCTGAGGGtgcgtactccctccgtccacaaataactgTACATCTAGGTTTTTTGATAAGTCAAATTTTATTACATTTGACCACCTTTTTAGGAAAAAGTAGCAGCATTTATGACACTAGATTAGTATCACTAGATCCACCTTGAAATGTAGTTTCATAATATAGTAATGTAATATCACATATGCGTATAATTTTTGATAATAAGTTGGTCAAAATTAAACAAGTTTGACTTATCCAAAAACctagatgtacacttatttgtgaacggagggagtagacgAAAACAAAACAACTGCACCAACTTATTGGATCCGGCGCACCCACCGACTCCCGATCTGTTTAACTAATCGTGACTCGAGAACACAGGTCCGACTCGTCCGCTCCTCCTCCTTGCTTTTCAAATGACGGCTCAGGTCAATCTTGGAGGACACGTTCAGGATGCATTTCCGCTCTGGCACGCGCGCTCCCTCGCTCACCCCAAGAGCTCTTCTCCTCTCCTTCGGAAATATGGCAAAGCGGTACTACTAGCTTTGAACAAGAACAATCCACCTTTTATTCTCTGAGTTCTAATTGATATGCTGCTGCGAGGGGACGATCAAACCGGCGTAGCGGTAGGTGAAACCGTATGGTTCAGCGCTTTGTTCCGTGTAAACTACGATTGGATGAACTCGCCCAACGTTCACTACCAGTGGTCCTTGCCTAGTTACACGTGGATCATGTATCACCAATATGGTGCTACAACCGTAAGTAGAGGGAGAATGTTTTCCGTAGACGAAAAAGCAACCAAATATATAATCAAGTATCCCAAAAATACATTGGCGATAAAGGCACCGACATGATCGTCTTAAAATACCGACATAAGTTCGATacattcactagtagaaaaaggggcaataggcccggtccatttgggccttcagtcccggttgccgaaccgggaccaattaggcgggactaaagggggtaccctttagtcccggttcaaagattaaccgggcctaaaggcctcgacacgtggtgcggccagggagctcgcggtggaaggcctttggtcccggttcgtggtacgaaccgggcctaggtttctctgccgcggcagagaattgctatttctctgccgcggcacagatttaggctgtaccagcgtttctctgccgcggcagagtttcagcaatgcatatatatcattcaaaaaaccacaaaaaatcgtcatgaatatatatagacatcgtcaacagtacacgacatagtcaacacagtacacgtaatgcatgcatatttacaatacaacatctcctcgacgaatatcctccgccgtcacgatcttccgatagtgctctccacctggggtaaggacctcggtaataaagaatcccgcgatttcctcttgaattgcttttatttgatccgctgttatgagagtgtcccgcaggcgtgtcatctatatttaaaaaaggagatcaatatatgaatggaactcaatacaatagatggtactaattaagattaattgtgaaattttgttatcgtacacgagtgtggtgtatacgggcatccccacccttgggacaggccatgtcacgcatgaaggtgcagacgtagtatccacataagttattcccttgttcctgcctcatacactttacgaaaaaatagttcgatcaaactaataatcaagcatcgtattgaaagtaaatatcatatataaagtttcacggacatagctatatatatagtactacttacagggtaatcttcaaatgtaagctccggtttccatttacccggaacagtattgatgaaccgtttccaagccctgcccggcaaaaaataatgagtaaatgagtaattgattagttgatgatatcttcgaattagagcagatgaagatgccaatacgaaattgattgaaactacctctggaggatggcagccatgtccgcccattccgcatattctttacgtttcgagtccatgacttttacgactccaaggtgaagatcaatgattaggagaataaagtggaaactgcacaagcatagctcaatgattacgagaataaagtggaaggtgcacaagcataatgtatgttatatataacactcacttgaagttgtagggaaagaatatatcctctttgtctgcttgcttctctaaaaatattacgatgttgtcctctgtgtccttggcgaagtctcgaaccgtaacttcatgaactgtgtttgggtctatgaaccccggcggtaggagcttgcctcttttgtattccagcttcttcattctgcataattaaatgtatagcgtacacaaagaatataatgaggataattgttagtgcaaatgaatgagctacaaacttaattacacaaataaatcacttacaggtagtagcaactgatgacagctttgtcgagggcgtcttgattgaataactgaaacagttcttctaactcaaggtttatctcgtctttcccccggaagtaatgctcatctctaagatacaccgtgaggtaggcatcacctcttcgacaggctttcaggtaccagtcatgcaaccttcgcatctgagtccctagacgcgcgagctcgccaggtttgacgagatcagatccgtatctatacttgtttaccacttgagccgttggatagtaatcttcgtactcaactgatgctccctgagctctagccgcccgttcgatcatcgatgccgtctctggatcatgatagggctccacgatgaagtggggtacggcctgaatgtcctgctttGTCCAAGCCGGGCgactttttgcttctttgctcgctctagaggactgtccaagagagcggtcataatcagctctcggctcaggtctcttcattctcgtctcggcaaagtgcttcaccgtctctgcggtggaataaacatcttcttcggcgcaagaaacgccttttgctcttcagtctgctcatgtggtaacaactctggagtctgtgccctcattggagttgatgatctcttcggagctgtaggaggtgccgcggaccgcttcctcttttgcttaggtggaggcggcggagtctcctgacgaggaggaggaggcggcggagtattttcacgcggaggagactggtcatggataggggaatcatcatcgtgcagaggagaatcatcacgcggaggagactgcacaggtggcggaggaggcggaggtggctgcttgttggcttctcacctggaaacacaatgttctccttccgccattgcacggtggttctacgggcttctcccagttctttgatttccccatcttcacctcgggggtgctcaagcaccaacccctcataatctc
Coding sequences within it:
- the LOC127345326 gene encoding uncharacterized protein, with translation MAVYIRLDDAVRARLRGDGGCTSSGSDHDASACLSDLVQAFLETDPAGGAGEDGAGPAPKGRDSDDDEDDGAETAASVRELLDPPAADDPFRIRLAAAVAAALDAEAPLRAHGAAFRRAVMRRLRAAGYDAGVCRSRWEASGGLTAGTYEYLDVVVPAAKGTKKTARYIVDADFRAGLEVARATAEYAVVVAAVPATAVVAREDAVGRAVRLASDAARRSLRAHGLHVPPWRKTRYMLAKWLGPYKRSPSSASSQASGAMPTPGATGMDIKCRAVGFFPSPTAAPAARIK
- the LOC139837704 gene encoding uncharacterized protein, whose amino-acid sequence is MDSKRKEYAEWADMAAILQRAWKRFINTVPGKWKPELTFEDYPCMRQEQGNNLCGYYVCTFMRDMACPKGGDARIHHTRMTRLRDTLITADQIKAIQEEIAGFFITEVLTPGGEHYRKIVTAEDIRRGDVVL